In Methanobrevibacter sp., the following proteins share a genomic window:
- a CDS encoding TIGR00297 family protein, with protein MVEQLMINWAYVILLFILGFITYRRKSLDLFGSAVMIIMGIIIIFSAGVHWLLLIVLFLVLSLLATKYSKKYKMSLGQFEGRRTSKNVISNGVVACFMAAFGGYYLTFAGGFIGAIATATADTLASEIGVLDHHPRLITNFQKVDPGTNGAISPLGTGIAVLGAAIIGLAAFFLGVLSDFAPAIVVSVVSGTAGCFADSILGALFENQGWLTNEHVNLMATIVGALIGILLMTFVF; from the coding sequence ATGGTTGAGCAGTTAATGATTAATTGGGCATATGTAATCCTCCTGTTTATTTTAGGGTTCATCACATACAGAAGAAAATCTCTGGATTTGTTTGGTTCAGCCGTTATGATTATAATGGGTATTATAATTATTTTTTCAGCAGGAGTTCATTGGCTTTTGTTAATTGTTCTGTTTCTAGTATTGTCTTTACTGGCCACTAAATACTCAAAAAAATATAAAATGTCATTGGGCCAGTTTGAAGGAAGAAGAACTTCCAAAAATGTTATATCCAATGGTGTTGTTGCATGTTTCATGGCTGCATTCGGAGGATACTATCTTACATTCGCAGGAGGTTTCATAGGAGCTATTGCAACTGCAACTGCAGATACTCTGGCTTCTGAAATCGGTGTTTTAGACCATCATCCTCGATTAATAACCAATTTTCAAAAGGTAGATCCGGGCACTAACGGTGCAATTTCTCCTCTGGGAACTGGAATAGCTGTACTTGGCGCCGCCATTATCGGTCTTGCCGCATTTTTCTTAGGTGTTCTTTCTGATTTCGCACCGGCAATTGTAGTGTCTGTAGTTTCCGGAACTGCAGGATGTTTTGCGGACAGTATTTTAGGCGCCCTTTTTGAAAACCAGGGATGGCTTACAAATGAGCATGTGAACCTGATGGCCACAATTGTAGGTGCTCTTATCGGAATTTTATTGATGACATTTGTTTTCTAA